A genomic segment from Parafrankia discariae encodes:
- a CDS encoding DNA alkylation repair protein: MVDGWLVAEVRAALADAADPVRAPGMQAYMKSDMPYRGVPKPVRTRVLRPVFAARTLADPLGWTATVLALWREATYREERYAAIDLTGHRAYRAYQRAGTLEMYEEMVVTGAWWDYVDEIASHRVGPLLAADPAAIRPVVLRWSRDGDRWRRRTSIICQLSFKAATDLDLLYACIDANLDDRDFFIRKAIGWALRQYAWTDPAEVRRFVTARGDALSPLSRREALKNIG, encoded by the coding sequence GTGGTCGATGGCTGGCTGGTGGCGGAAGTGCGGGCAGCGCTCGCGGATGCCGCCGATCCGGTGAGGGCGCCCGGCATGCAGGCGTACATGAAGTCGGACATGCCTTACCGCGGTGTGCCGAAACCTGTCCGGACGCGGGTGCTGCGCCCCGTCTTCGCCGCGCGGACGCTGGCGGACCCGCTCGGCTGGACGGCGACCGTCCTCGCGCTGTGGCGGGAGGCCACATACCGGGAGGAGCGGTACGCGGCGATCGACCTGACCGGCCACCGGGCCTATCGCGCCTACCAGCGGGCGGGGACGCTGGAGATGTACGAGGAAATGGTCGTCACCGGCGCCTGGTGGGACTATGTGGACGAGATCGCCTCCCACCGGGTCGGCCCACTGCTCGCCGCCGACCCCGCCGCGATCCGTCCCGTGGTACTGCGCTGGAGCCGCGACGGCGACCGGTGGCGGCGCCGCACGTCGATCATCTGCCAGCTTTCGTTCAAGGCGGCGACCGACCTCGACCTCCTGTACGCCTGCATCGATGCGAACCTCGACGACAGGGATTTCTTCATCCGCAAGGCGATCGGCTGGGCACTGCGCCAGTACGCCTGGACCGACCCGGCGGAGGTCCGCCGTTTCGTCACCGCTCGCGGCGACGCCCTGTCGCCCCTGTCCCGTCGCGAGGCGCTGAAGAACATCGGCTGA